The nucleotide window TTGGATTAACGTTCATGAAATAAGGTTAAAATCAGAGTATTCTAGTGTTGCCATATCCCGAAGTTATCATAAGAATGTAATaattcgggaatggtaattactATTTATTTGCTAGTATTTAATGATTAAGTAAAATGAGGTCAAACCGGTTGACCTTAATTTTAACAtggaaagaagtgtgatcaccatctatcgaatgagcttactacgttaagtgaattgttcaGTAATGGAAATTGTGATTTGCTTTTCTAAAGTAAAaaggttaaagaaatgaagtcaaagtgctaagtataatcaccatatcaGAGAAAGCATATATTCCTATTGAGACAATAAATGTTGGAAAAAATGTATGTATCATTGTGACTTGTGCATCCTTCTACTTGTATTATTAATCATAAGTATTGTAGGTATGGTGTTGGCTATAAGCTTATGATTTGAATTCATTTatttaagggaaaaaaatgtAAGCTGGCAGTAGACACGAAAGATAACATTGTTGCAATGGGAACTGTAATAATGTTGGATGGACCGATACATGGAGTGCCATTAGGAGCAGAAAATGTACGTACCTCAGTTGATGTGCCTATCAAGGAAGATGCTTATCTTCCAATCCCAAATGTATCAGGTGACATATTTACAGTAAAGCAAGCCATTGGTACTCATGTTGCTTGGCCTCGACATCTTGTCTTAATGTCACATGAAGAGGTATATACTAAGCCAATTATAATTTCCATCACTAGAAGTTAAATATGGTATTTACATGTTATTTTAATTCACATTTAGAACTCAATGAGCACTCAGAAATGTTCAAGTAAAATACCATGCAAACAAGCAGCATACAAGATGCCTGTGTCCGTACATCTTCTACTGCGTTTGGCAAGAACAATAGATGAATCTATAGCTATGTCGGTCCCAATGGAAGATGGTGTGTTTGGCAACGACCACAATACATTCATAAACAGTAATGACATTATCCAATTTTGTTTGATGCAGCCAATATCGACTATTTGCATTTCTATCTACATGAGGTTAGAGATATTTCAATGTTTAATGAAGAATTCGCATTTGTGGTTTTTTATTTCAGAAAATTTActggtcttttttcttttgtgtagACACCTCTGGTCATTGTTGAAAATGAAGGAAGAGGATCACTTGTATGCATTTGTGGATCCTAGCCGCATCTCTAATGAAGCTGGAAAGGTTGAGGCAAGATCATGTGCGCTATCACTAAGATTAGAGTCCGCCCAATTAGATCAGTTAATTCTTGCTCCTTATAATACAGGGTATGTTTATTGTTGTATGACATTTCAAGTTATTTTTATTAGGAGATGCATGAACTATAAAGTAAaagctattttattttttaatgcaGGAATCATTGGTTGTTGGCTGCCATTAACCCGTTTACTGCATTGGTGTATTATTTCGACCCATTGGGTAATACTAACATCAATCCAGGAATGAAGAATATCGTAGAGCTGTAATGATTCTATCCTCTACTTTTCATGATctgaaaattgaattaaatGAGATGTTGAGTGTTTCCTAATGTATAGTTTGTTAAGTTATTTATGGTTTAAAATTGGATTGATGTTGTTTCCATGGTGGTCATCGGATCACTAGCTTGCTGTTTTCTTATTGAGCTCATTATTGATGTAGTGCCATTAAAATGTTTAATGCTCAAAAGGGAAGAAAGAATCGTAAAAAAGTTCATTGGGAGGTGGTTAAGGTACATTTCcaccttttttttcctttgacaTGATGGTAAACCAGTAGCTGCAATATTGATCTTCAATTATTGTATAGTGTCCCAGACAACCTGGATCGGTGGAGTGTGGATATTATGTCATGAAATACATGAAAGAAATTATTGGAACTCCAAGCAACTCAATTTTAAATATGGTTAGTAATAAGGTGAATTAGCTCAGTTTGTTACTGGTTGCATGTTTTGATTAGTTGTAGCCCGATCATTTTTGTGTACTAGTTGTTTGGATCAGTTTTAGCTCAATTCTAAGTGTTGCTTGCATGCTTTGATTAATTGTACCTCAATTTTGGTCCAACTGGTTGTTTTGAGATAGTTGTACCTCATGCTTGTGTACTGCTTACATGTTATGATTAATTGTGATTGCTTACTAGCAAGTTGATTCTTAATGTGgtcataaactttttattgtaaTATTCATTATAtaataatgtaataaatatatcTATTGATCGATCATTTCAGTTTCAGGGAAAAGAGACATACACTCAAGAGGAGATTGATGTAGTTCGAGTAGAGTGGGCAGAGCAGGTTGATGGATATATCCAAGATGAAGTAAAATACTAGCATATATGcaaatacatatatttcttatTTCTGGGTATGAATTGAGTTTTATATGTTGCAACAACTAGCTTTGAATTATGTGTCTTACGATCAGTAGTAGTAGTACATTAATTCTGGATGTTGGACTTGTTGTTTTTGCAGGTATTACTTGTTTTGGATGGTATGAATTCAGTTATATATGTAGCAGCAGCAGCTAGCTTTGACTTATGTAGCTAGCTTCAAATTAGTCATAGTAGAACATTCTCGGCATGTTGGACTTTTGGTTTTTGCAGGCTACTTCTTTTGGATCTTAGACATGTATTAAGGAATGTTCTATATACATAGACTTGTTTGATGTGTACTCGCTGTTATGCGCGCACTTTTTATAATATGAGATCGTTTCCCTTATGGATTTAATACTTCGAGTACATAATTTGTGTGTCCTTatatagaaaagaggacacatttgATAGTGTATTGTGTGACCTCTTATAGATTTAAGGACTCTATTTTCAGAGTTTTTAGGACAcaatttatgtgttcttgtataAAATAGAGGACACATTTGGGATTGTTGTTTTTGTGTCCTCTCATACATTTAAGGACTCCATTTCCAGATCTTTTAGGACACACTTTGTGTGTCCTCGTATAGAAAAAAGGACACTTATTTCATAATATAAGGATGCAATTTAGGTGTCCTCTTATGGATATAAGGACACCTCGTCCAAAGCTATTAGGACACATAAACTGTGTCCTCGTATAGATAAGAGGACACATTTCCGGTGTCTTTGTTTCGGACTTACAATGACTCCcggatagaggactcttttttaaagagtccttgtatgtatttaaggacacggtttcaatgtccttaaatcatgtttttgtagtagtgtagcCACTGGTGTCAAGGGCATGGCCGGTCTTAGCAGGAGCAAAATTGGCCTCCCCTCCCAATTTGCTGCCGCTTTTAGCTTCCGTAGAAAATTTGCCATTTGCTTGAGCTCATCAAAAGGTGTCGCATTCTTCGGCCTTACAATTTGCTTCCGAGTGGTGTTGATGCTTCCAAGAATCTTATTTTCACTCCATTGATCACCAAAACTATCTTCACTTATTACGGAGAAGAGCAGTCTGCCGAATACTTCATCGGGGTAAGGTCAATCAAGATCAGTGGAAAACATGTTTCATTAAACACTTCATTACTAACCGTTGATGCAAACGGTTACGGAGGCACCAAGATAAGCACCGTGAATCCATATTCGGTATTGGAGACCTCACTCTACAATCCCGTAATTAATGCATTTGTGAAGGAACTGAAGAGGAACAACATCCGGAAAGTGGCATCTGTAGCGCCTTTCGGAGCATGCTTCAACACGAAGGACATTGCCACAACAAGGGCCGGTCCAGTTGTGCCTCCGATAGATCTTGTGCTGCAGAGCGAGAGCGTGTACTGGAGGATTGTTGGAGCAAACTCAATGGTGAGCGTGAGCAATGAGGTCCTGTGTTTAGGCTTTGTGGACGGCGGTGTGGACCAGAGAACCTCGATTGTGATTGGAGGGCATCAAATGGAGGACAATCTTCTACTGTTTGATTTGGCTGCTAATAAGCTTGGGTTCAGCTCTTCACTCTTGTCCCGACAAACCAGTTGCGCCAACTTCAACTTCACATCTACGTACTGCTTGATTAGTGTGTGACTAGCTGGACTTGctgttaatttttattttctcttactGCCTTTGTTCAATTACCAACCAATGCAAAGCGTCATCTACTTgaatattttttctctcttatattttgatatattatCAGTACAACTTTTTCACCTGGGTCAGGGTGTTCTTAATTGATTAAGCTTATCCAAATCCATGTGATGTGAATTATTCGGTTAATATCTTAAACCTGGCACTTCTAATATCTATTAATCATTCTAGTTTTAAAATCCATCAATATAATGTGCCGAGAATGTAATTGATGGATCGTTAGTCTGAATTCTAAAATGtgattaaaaatagaaaaaattatGTATGGCATTTTCTATTCATGATAACGATAGAAGTGCTCGCACATGTAGAGCCTTCCGGGGTATACTTCAACCCGACCAACATTGGTAGGATGCGTGTTGACCCAACTGCGGTAAGCATAGACCGTGTGTTTAATAACATCATGATGTTTCAGAGAATTTGTTGAGAAAAGAAATCAATGGAGGCTAAGAGACAGAAGAATATGACAAAAAGGCTATACTTGAACTGTAAATGGATCGGATTAGGAGCGGATCGAtctaaatttgaatttatttagtGATATGCGTTGGGAGGAGTTCGAGTCTCTCCAACCTCAAAAtttggaatttattttggatttttccatattcaGTTGGCCAAGGTCGGTTTGGGAATTTCACTTTTGTGTGGGCCTCACTTTTGATGAGTTAGAAATGTCATGTCAGTACTTAATGTCTGAAATTAACCGAATTGAGTCGAAGgaacctattggacgagaataTGATAttgtgggggtgtttttgatgaaattgaaagtcgagggactgaatcgatgtttAGCCCATACCACAGGGTGCTAAACAGCATTTAGCccataaaaaaactaaattttctccttgccatCCAAATTAGGGCTAGGAGGTTTAGCTGGGTCCAtcctcctggatcccaaatacgaaaccTCATAAAATTAGATCCCAACAGTTTGGTCCACAGAAAGGCCCAAGTCCAAAAagtattattatttgttttggGCACCCAAAGCCCAATCAACTTGGGCCATAcaattgatctgggcacccaaccGCAATTGAGTCTGCCTTCTCCTGCACCGATCACTGCCGCCGCTGCCGCACGCTTAGGATGTTGTGCATCAAATCTCTGACTCTTTAGGCAGAGGGACTCTCTTGCAGGTTGGAGTCTTCGAAAAGCTTCGACCATCCCTTCGTGGAGTACAAAGCTTCGGATAGCAGTCCCAAATTCCTTCATCGCTGCCCACTGGGAACGGGGCTTGTTCCCCTACCATGATCGGCCCACTGGTAGATCGTTAGCCTTGGCCAATTAGAATTCGTACACGCTAGAAATTCCAGATCCTCATCAGCCTTGAGTCGTGCTCTGCTTGGTCGGATTCAACTTAGATCTTGAACGGAGGTTTCCCCTGTTACCAGCCTCCACCGCAAAACTCTGTCACCTGCAAATCCATCCTTTccaaagagagattttgattgAGAGCCCATCGAATGAAGTCGAGGTTGGATTACCTCGAGAAGACATTGAAAAGCACAGGGAGAGACTCTGCTTGTTGTTTGCACCGACTGGCGTTGCTTAGATCCCCAGCCATATATGGCGGCTAGGGTTTGATAAAAACTGGAAGAGGATGCgcctcatctttttctttttaagatgTGCACTTCAGCCCCTTGTTACTTATGATGTCTCCTCACATTATTGTTAAGTATTTTTAAGTGTTGTTTATTCCTTCGCTAGGATTAATAATATATTCATGTGGCTAGATTTGGAGAGGATTCATGACAATGATaaccattttattaataaagtaaagTACAAAACAGAATAATTAACAACAATTATTAAAGCACATTCagcagcgtggccacttgcatATTAAGTATCAAAAGCATGCAATTATTTAACCAAGTCGTTCCTCTAGAACTCCAAATCTAAGAAGTGGAAGTGAAGTTAAAGTTGGTACAGTTTGTTTGTCGGAACAACAAGGAGGAGCTGAATCCGAGCCTCTTGTTAGTCAAATCAAATTGAAGAAGATTGTCCTCGATTTGATGCCCTCCAATCACAATAGAAGTCCTTGGCCTTACACCGCCATCCACAAATGCCAAACACAACACGTCCTTGCCCACCTTCACCATCGAGTTTGCTCCGAACACCCTCCAGTACACTCCCTTGCTCAACACAAGGTCAATTGCAGGCACACTCGGGCCGACACGTGTGCTGCCAATCCTCTTTGAGTTGTAGCACGCTCCGAAAGGCGCGACGGATTTCAATCTTGGTATGTGAGCGAGTGATTTCACAAACGCATTCACGACAGCCTTATAGATCGAAGTCTCCAAAACCGTGTAAGGCTTCAGAGTGCTAATTCTTGTGCCACCATACCCTTCTTGGTCAATGGCTAGCAATGTAGTATTAAATGGAACAACTTTTTCGTTGACCTTGATGGACTTTACTCCAATGAAGTATTCTGAAGAAGCATCGCCTGCGAAATAACCACCAGCCGTGCTTACCGGGTTGAGGATCAATTTGGTGAACATAAGCGACTTCAAGACATCAACGCCGGGAAGGAAAACATAAGGACTGTCACCGAAAAATATGACACCTTGTGATTTTGTTGAAGAGGTCAGGCAAATGGCGAATTTCCTGTTGAAGCTAAAAGCATATGCAAACTGGGAAGGAAGTCCGACTTTAGGCCTGCCAAGGCCAGCCATGCCCTTAACACCGGCGGAAAGGTTTGCCAAGAGAGAAGTGTCACCACAACTGAAGAGGATGTTTGGAGTAGAAACAACCAGACCTGGATTAGACCCATCTGTGGATTGAAGGGAAACTACGTCTTGACCCAGTTGACCGTTCCCGGTGAGTATGGTGGCGAGAGGGTTGTCTGGGGAGATGTTACACGTGTTGTTGTAGCAACCTGGTTTTGGGGATGAGTAGCACTCTGTGGTACACGCCTTGGACCCGGCGAGTTTGCACTGCGAGGATCCACAATGGGCAGGCTTGTAGGTGGAGGAGACATAGCCTCCCTCACAATCTACCCAAAGTGATTGACCGCCGAGGTCAATGGTCAGTTTAGCAGGGACTAGAGGCGTTCTTTGGTTGATGGTGGTGAGGTATTGGCGGGTAGAAGGGTCTTTAGTTACGGGAAGAACTAGGGCTTTGGGTTTGAAAGATGTTTTGGCTAGTGAGGGAGtggcgaagaagaagaaagctagTGAGCAAAGAAGAATAAGGCACTGAAATGAAGAGGAAGCCATTGTTATACTCTATGTATGTAGTTAAGGAATGGATAAGCTGATGCTTAAAGTGGAAGGATGGGATGCTCATTTATAGGCATTACAAGTCTTTGAAGATCTCGTACCAGAAAGAGTAGGGCTTTTAGTATTGTTTTTGACTAAGAAGTCTTAACTATGTATTGGCCTTTCAAGTGGGTAAATAATGAAGACTTTCAAGGGTGGCGACTCGGTGCCTCGGTGGCGCTGCCAGCGAAACCCACAGCAATCATCTTTGAAGCTCATGTTGTTTGTTCTGTTTCCACGTTTTGCTATGGCCCGGCCGCCGGCCAATGTCTATACTCGACGGACTGAATCTAATTAAGGTTTTATCTGTCAAAATTAATGCACTCTCACAAACAGTACATGGTTTTGGGCAGGGAGAAACATGATTAAGACTTGACCTACAATCGTGGACTCAATCCTGAACAAGTTTTCTAATCATCAACAGGGACTAGCTTATCGATCGGATAGAAGTACTTAAATCAAACGTAGTTGTTGGAGTATATAGAACTAAAACTGGAGAAGGGTATTGATACAGAAAGTGATGAGAAAATCACAAATTTAAAATCCTAACTCCCAAGTCCCAACTATGATGTATAAATGAAAAGTTTATTAAAATTGCTGATTATCTATGTAAAAATAGCCAAGGATCTAGTGGAGTCTTTCCCTCGTTGGTTGGTGCAGAATTAGCAGCCCAGTTAATTGAACATACTGAAAGAAACCTAGCTTAATTCCATTGATTAATCAATTTTCAGTTACTAGAAGATTATTGACCAAAGAAAGTTACTATAAGATTGAATAAGCTTATCATTCTTGAATTTTACGCTTTATATCCATATATTAACAAGTCCAGTTTTTACATAATATAACCTAAATTAGATTCAGTCCGTTGTTCATTGGTCCGCCCATAGCAAAACGGGGAAATAGAAGAAACAACGGGAAGCTCAAAAGTCAGATGTATATTAACGTGGGTTTCGCTGGCAGAACCACCGAGTCGCCACCCTTGAATCAAAGTCTTCCATCTTAGCCTCCATACCCACATAAAAGGCCAATCCATAAGTTCATTTACTGTGATCTCACCCACAATCTCTCAATACTAAGAAGTCTTTTACTCTAGCGAAACCAATACTGAACGAACGAGACTAACCTTGTTTTGGTAAGAAACATTCTTGTAACACCTATAAATTTGCATTCCCTCCTTCCACTTCAAGCATATCCGCTGATCCACTTATTGACTACAAATGGCTTTCTCATCATTTCAACGCCTTGTTCTCTTTTGCTCActagctttcttcttcttcgtcactCCCTCACTAGCCAAAACATCTTTCAAACCCAAAGCCCTAGTTCTTCCGGTGACGAAAGATCCTCCTACGTACCCTCCAATACCTCACCACCATCAACCAATTAACCCCTCTAGTCCCCGTTAAACTGACTGTTGACCTCGGCGGTCAGTCCCTTTGGGTAGATTGTGAGCAAGGCTATGTCTCCTCCACCTACAAGCCTGCCCATTGTGGATCTCCCCAGTGCAAGATAGCTGGGTCCAGGGTTTGTACTAAAGAATGCTACTCATCCCCatgttgatgtcataatttggttcgacaaatacttttgacttttcaacccaTTCCACGTGGTATgcgttgaaatgtcaaagagtccacGTAGGACTCTGACCTTTCAACACACTTAAACCTTTcatcaagaaagaaaagataactCTAAGATGGAAATAATCATGACTAGTGAGATGCCTCACTTTGATACTCCAAGTCTTCAACCTTGGATCTCCACCTCTTAAGTCTTGGACGGTCACCATGTAATTGACTCACCATCTTGGATGGCAAGGCAAAAACATATCATGACCTCACTACTAGAGAGGCATAATCCAAATCCTCAACCCCCAAGACCAAGAGTTCGGCCCCCAAGCTTAGAAGCCACGACCTCCAAGGCTAAGGCCTCGACTACCAGGATCACTCTTAGACAAAGTGATTGCAAAGGAGACATAGTTAGCGGAAATCAAGGGCCAACTCTTACCTATTAGGCCAGGTGTCACGCTCTGATGATAGGTATGGTCGGAGGGCATGGTCCAAAAGTGACGTGAGAGGAAGAGACCACATAGTTGTGACATCTATCACCAACTCTGTCAGATGGAGTGTCAGGAAGCAGAAATCATGGGGCTGACACCCTGATTTTCGGGAAGAACCCATGCCTTCCCTCAACATCTCAACTACTCCTTCTCCTATAAATATCAATCCTTCACAAGCAGAAAGGGGGACTtcaactttctcttctctccgaAAGCTATGCCAAAATGCATAGTCATTTCCATAGAGCTCCGCCAACTCGAGGtggtggaagcccaacatcaggtggaggaagcccgacatgaggccatcagttccacccaagaaaggagcttggaagcccaacaccaggtgtAGGAAGTCTGAGatgagactatcagtttcacccaacaaggagcttggaagcccaacacgaggtggaggaagcccaacgtgaggccatcagttccacccaagaaaggagcttggaaacccaacaccaggtggaggaagcccaacattatgtgaaggaagtccgagacgagactatcagcttcacccaacaaggagcttggaatcccaacaccaggtgaaggaagtccgattcgagactatcagcttcacccaacaaggagcttggaagcccaacacgaggtgaaggaagtccgagacgagactatcagcttcacccaacaaggagcttggaagcccaacacgaggtggaggaagcccgacatGAGGCCATCAGTCCCACCCAataaaggagcttggaagcctaacaccaggtgaaggaagtccgagacgagactatcagtttcactaaacaaggtagcttggaggcccaggatcaggtgaaggaagcccgaggccataccttcagtcacaagaggTGAACGACCAAGGCTAGGCACAGGACTACCAGGGCATACCTTCATTCACAAGTGGACGACCAGGGCTACTCACGTAGCCAAACTAATCGAAGGAAAAGACAGgcccacttgaagaaaacaaccccaccactttacacttggatttcaacgGAACCTCCGAAATCGGCACCAACAaatggcgccgtctgtgggaaccttgAACGCTTGGCGCGTGTTCACTGGTTTAGTTAAGAAGGAAGCGTGTAGTATGCCGGAAAGACCTTCGATGTCTAGAGCCTTACCTACAACTACgaatgaaagatgaaacaatgaCAAATTGGGCAATGGTGGACATCCACCTATGAGGAGGAGCACAAGTTCGAGTATATCATGCTTGCAAGTACTAGAAGCGAAGTCCACCAACCATTGCCACTACAGACCTCAGCTTCCACCTTCTACACCAATCGTAGGCTGGACACTCAATGTTCATATCTACAAATCTTTGTCCACATGTCTCTATTTGATGAAGGATAGCCCACTCTTGAACATGATGTTGTCATATGTGTACTCCCCCAACATGCCACTGATGAGGAGACCAAGGGTGACCAACGTCGCAAAGACAAATACTTTTATGAT belongs to Rosa chinensis cultivar Old Blush chromosome 4, RchiOBHm-V2, whole genome shotgun sequence and includes:
- the LOC112198541 gene encoding probable aspartic proteinase GIP2; this encodes MASSSFQCLILLCSLAFFFFATPSLAKTSFKPKALVLPVTKDPSTRQYLTTINQRTPLVPAKLTIDLGGQSLWVDCEGGYVSSTYKPAHCGSSQCKLAGSKACTTECYSSPKPGCYNNTCNISPDNPLATILTGNGQLGQDVVSLQSTDGSNPGLVVSTPNILFSCGDTSLLANLSAGVKGMAGLGRPKVGLPSQFAYAFSFNRKFAICLTSSTKSQGVIFFGDSPYVFLPGVDVLKSLMFTKLILNPVSTAGGYFAGDASSEYFIGVKSIKVNEKVVPFNTTLLAIDQEGYGGTRISTLKPYTVLETSIYKAVVNAFVKSLAHIPRLKSVAPFGACYNSKRIGSTRVGPSVPAIDLVLSKGVYWRVFGANSMVKVGKDVLCLAFVDGGVRPRTSIVIGGHQIEDNLLQFDLTNKRLGFSSSLLFRQTNCTNFNFTSTS